From a single Silene latifolia isolate original U9 population chromosome 6, ASM4854445v1, whole genome shotgun sequence genomic region:
- the LOC141586519 gene encoding uncharacterized protein LOC141586519, giving the protein MESFINDNIETEKSVSAVELEPSQPKRERKRKRRGKKKVDENADTVNKPAETATMGAETLNTTTSVKYRGVRQKKGGKFSAGIRHPILKQRIWLGLFNTAIEASEAYQLKMKEFEALLAEKKLNASCSVVSVDSESALPEIDTNSNSQTNGVDISDASDTKVTPNTGTSVKYRGVRQRKWGKWAAEIRHPVFGKRMWLGTFNTAIEASEAYELKKKEFEPLLAEKKLNAAAASVVSEDSESALSNNSLAILPDIDTINSQTNRIEISDVPDTTVMDSNAKEECDVIPDVSTIKEEFQSDIGQGLDLEMELCSSLL; this is encoded by the exons ATGGAGAGTTTCATCAACGATAATATCGAAACTGAAAAAAGTGTTTCAGCGGTTGAATTAGAGCCTTCTCAACCGAAGAGGGAGAGGAAGAGAAAGAGGCGAGGCAAAAAGAAAGTCGAT GAAAACGCAGACACAGTAAACAAACCAGCCGAGACAGCAACAATGGGAGCAGAAACTCTAAACACAACCACTTCAGTGAAGTACAGGGGTGTGAGGCAGAAAAAAGGGGGGAAATTTTCGGCTGGGATTCGACATCCTATTCTCAAACAGCGCATTTGGTTGGGGTTGTTTAATACTGCTATAGAAGCTTCTGAGGCGTATCAGCTTAAAATGAAGGAATTTGAGGCCCTTCTTGCAGAGAAAAAACTGAATGCTTCTTGTTCTGTTGTTTCCGTCGATTCTGAAAGTGCACTGCCTGAGATTGATACTAATTCCAATTCACAAACCAATGGAGTTGATATTTCTGATGCTTCTGATACTAAGGTTACTCCAAACACAGGCACTTCAGTGAAGTACAGGGGTGTTAGGCAGAGAAAATGGGGGAAATGGGCGGCTGAGATTCGACATCCTGTTTTTGGTAAGCGCATGTGGTTGGGGACTTTTAATACCGCTATAGAAGCTTCTGAGGCTTATGAGCTTAAGAAGAAGGAATTTGAGCCCCTTCTTGCGGAGAAAAAACTGAATGCTGCTGCTGCTTCTGTTGTTTCCGAGGATTCTGAAAGTGCATTGTCTAACAACTCTCTTGCTATACTGCCTGATATTGATACTATCAATTCACAAACCAATAGAATCGAGATTTCTGATGTTCCTGATACAACGGTCATGGACTCTAATGCAAAGGAGGAATGTGATGTGATTCCTGATGTGAGCACTATTAAGGAGGAATTCCAAAGTGACATTGGCCAAGGTcttgacttggaaatggagctttgTTCGTCGCTCTTGTAA
- the LOC141587748 gene encoding uncharacterized protein LOC141587748, translating to MCKGFGSTLTGAALQWFVGLPNGTISSFADLVNAFNRSSPEMRTPKRQVISDRIFSEIGESIKDYVTRFNAEKVSIRGCDMSTAINAFRQGLDKESNLYKELTMYPCERFEEVQQRATPTLRLEEDIQARKGITNFDKPSRKISTEKKDERAKPYSRPNISRIAEKTQQVDDSQHPPKLSEYGFNTGMEGLLKALRGLGDQVRWPKPPTQDRPNDDRDSNKRCEWHQDIGHRTEDCYRLRKEVKFQIRRGNLDHLLSRGGLTYSAAKRKATGSKGDHPESSYRVSQSNLPPVTFDKTDIESGAEQDDDALTITLSVAIAPYEKH from the exons atgtgtaaaggatttggttCGACCCTAACCGGAGCAGCACTACAATGGTTCGTCGGCTTGCCTAACGGGACCATATCTTCATTCGCCGATCTGGTTAACGCATTCAATCGCAGTTCTCCGGAAATGAGAACACCAAAGCGACAAGTGATCTCAGATAGGATCTTTTCAGAAATAGGTGAATCAATCAAAGATTACGTCACCAGGTTCAATGCAGAGAAAGTCTCAATACGAGGCTGCGATATGTCCACTGCCATCAACGCCTTCAGGCAGGGCTTGGATAAGGaatcaaacctctacaaagaattaACGATGTACCCTTGTGAGAGATTCGAAGAAGTCCAGCAGAGAGCTACACCGACATTAAGGTTGGAAGAAGACATACAAGCTAGAAAGGGAATAACAAACTTCGACAAACCTAGCAGGAAAATCTCAACTGAAAAGAAAGACGAACGAGCTAAACCATACAGCAGACCCAATATCAGTAGAATAGCAGAAAAAACCCAGCAAGTTGACGACTCTCAGCATCCTCCTAAGCTATCTGAATACGGATTCAACACGGGAATGGAAGGGTTGTTGAAAGCGCTCAGAGGCCTAGGTGATCAAGTGAGGTGGCCAAAGCCTCCCACTCAGGATCGACCCAACGACGACAGAGACAGCAACAAGAGATGCGAATGGCATCAGGACATAGGTCACAGGACAGAAGACTGCTACAGGCTGCGCAAAGAAGTAAAGTTCCAGATACGCAGGGGAAACTTGGACCACCTattatcacgtgggg GTTTGACATATTCCGCCGCTAAGAGGAAAGCCACCGGAAGTAAAGGGGATCATCCAGAATCTTCATACAGAGTAAGCCAGAGCAATTTACCCCCGGTAACtttcgacaaaaccgacatagaaagcggtGCAGAGCAAGACGACGATGCCCTAACTATAACATTATCCGTTGCAATTGCACCGTACGAAAAGCATTAG